From a region of the Thermomicrobium roseum DSM 5159 genome:
- the folK gene encoding 2-amino-4-hydroxy-6-hydroxymethyldihydropteridine diphosphokinase, whose product MVIVAIGLGSNLGDRRKLLRDAVRGLDAVGERLSVSSLYETEPVGFREQPWFLNAVVLLETNSDPMSLMQVLSALERRAGRERSFPNAPRTLDLDLLLYGEDVIETPQLVVPHPRMHDRAFVLVPLAEVAPNLVHPRSGKTIRELLDRLEDWSSGIRRIAGLEWLTEG is encoded by the coding sequence GTGGTGATCGTTGCAATCGGCTTGGGCAGCAACCTGGGTGACCGGCGCAAGCTGCTGCGCGACGCGGTCCGCGGGCTCGATGCGGTCGGGGAGCGGCTGAGCGTCTCATCCCTTTACGAGACAGAGCCGGTTGGCTTTCGGGAACAGCCCTGGTTCCTGAATGCGGTCGTCCTCCTGGAGACGAACAGCGATCCGATGTCGCTGATGCAGGTTCTGTCCGCACTCGAACGACGAGCTGGTCGCGAGCGATCGTTTCCGAATGCACCGCGGACGTTGGACCTGGATCTCTTGCTGTACGGTGAAGACGTCATCGAGACGCCGCAACTGGTGGTCCCGCATCCGCGCATGCACGACCGGGCGTTCGTCCTGGTGCCGCTGGCCGAGGTCGCACCGAATCTCGTCCATCCGCGATCGGGGAAGACGATACGCGAGCTGCTCGATCGACTCGAGGACTGGTCGAGCGGGATCCGCCGGATCGCTGGTCTGGAGTGGCTCACTGAGGGTTGA
- the folP gene encoding dihydropteroate synthase yields the protein MSSAAVEVPRVDSPPFDRWPWGRRTFVMGIINVTPDSFSGDGLVDRLEEVVERARAMVEAGADILDVGGESTRPGHTPVPAEEELRRVIPAIRAIRAALPDIPISIDTSKAVVAEAALAAGATMINDVRGLTGDPAMASLAAQAGVPVVIMHDREIRRPEELIPRLVRELGQRIDRALAAGVKWERIIIDPGFGFGKEPELNLLLLRRLREVTVLGRPLLVGTSRKRTIGYVLGTPPEDRLEGTAATVALAIANGADIVRVHDVAAMVRVVRMSDAVVRGTW from the coding sequence GTGTCGAGTGCTGCAGTCGAGGTACCACGTGTGGACTCTCCACCTTTCGATCGTTGGCCATGGGGGCGCCGCACCTTCGTGATGGGGATCATCAATGTGACGCCCGATTCGTTCAGTGGTGATGGGCTCGTCGATCGGCTGGAAGAGGTCGTGGAGCGTGCCCGCGCGATGGTGGAAGCGGGAGCCGACATCCTCGATGTCGGTGGTGAATCGACGCGCCCGGGCCACACGCCCGTTCCAGCCGAGGAAGAGCTGCGGCGGGTCATCCCAGCGATTCGGGCGATCCGCGCTGCGCTGCCGGACATCCCGATCTCGATCGACACCTCCAAGGCGGTGGTCGCCGAGGCGGCTCTGGCTGCGGGTGCGACGATGATCAACGACGTACGGGGTTTGACTGGTGATCCAGCGATGGCTTCACTGGCGGCTCAGGCAGGGGTTCCGGTCGTCATCATGCATGACCGGGAAATCCGTCGTCCCGAGGAACTGATCCCGCGACTGGTGCGGGAACTGGGGCAGCGGATCGATCGTGCCTTGGCTGCGGGCGTGAAATGGGAGCGGATCATCATCGATCCAGGATTCGGTTTCGGCAAGGAACCGGAACTCAATCTGTTGCTGCTCCGTCGTCTCCGCGAGGTGACCGTGCTGGGGCGACCGCTCCTGGTCGGGACATCGCGCAAGCGCACGATCGGGTATGTTTTGGGAACGCCACCAGAGGATCGGCTCGAGGGGACTGCGGCGACGGTCGCACTCGCGATCGCGAACGGGGCCGATATCGTCCGCGTGCACGATGTTGCGGCGATGGTACGGGTTGTACGGATGAGCGATGCAGTGGTGCGTGGAACGTGGTGA
- the folB gene encoding dihydroneopterin aldolase, giving the protein MSDRLLLRGMEFYAYHGVHPEERRLGQRFVVDLEVELDLVPAGRSDTLEATVNYGTLYHTVRAIVEGEPRQLIEAVAEAIARTILADYPLVQAVTVRVWKLAPPIAGAHLERVGVEIRRVRDA; this is encoded by the coding sequence ATGAGCGATCGCCTTCTCCTCCGCGGCATGGAGTTCTATGCCTATCACGGCGTGCATCCCGAAGAGCGACGTCTCGGTCAGCGTTTCGTCGTCGATCTCGAAGTGGAGCTGGATCTCGTTCCGGCGGGGAGGAGCGATACGCTCGAGGCCACAGTGAACTACGGCACGCTGTACCATACCGTCCGAGCGATCGTCGAGGGGGAGCCGCGTCAGCTCATCGAGGCGGTCGCTGAGGCGATCGCTCGGACGATTCTCGCGGACTATCCGCTCGTCCAGGCGGTGACGGTGCGGGTCTGGAAGCTGGCACCACCGATCGCGGGGGCGCATCTCGAGCGAGTCGGGGTCGAAATTCGTCGGGTACGGGATGCGTGA
- a CDS encoding polymer-forming cytoskeletal protein encodes MRVRFLAILLALGGFLLLVAPPAAMAAELSAGPAVTVSQGERIDDDLYAAGSTVDIAGEVTRDVFAAASSVVVSGRVGGDATLAAGTIRVDGPIAGSLRVAGGTVEVTAPIGWDLAILGAGSVSVARSATVGHDVAAIGAGTITIDGRVDGDIRGSVGTLIVGGRVNGDIDVDAERIEIRDGAEVRGALRYRAPQPATIAAGARVLGPQEHTPRPAATGREPKTALDRAIDWVMTVLLRLSWAIVAGTLLILLLPQQTSRATDMLRVAPLPTVLWGIAALVVVPIATLLLLVTIIGIPAALLLLGTWLAVLYLSQVLVGIALVRLLPVRSFRGDRRLTLWLSMLVGTTAILLFRMLPLPFGWTFWWSLVIGVLGLGMAWTAFSGWGLPAPISATSPTLTAPQPLEQAESRLLTGEGTPSPASEDSSERPNEER; translated from the coding sequence ATGCGTGTGCGATTCCTCGCCATTCTGCTCGCTCTCGGCGGGTTCTTGCTGCTCGTAGCCCCTCCTGCCGCGATGGCGGCGGAACTGTCGGCAGGGCCGGCGGTGACCGTGTCCCAGGGAGAGCGGATCGACGACGATCTCTACGCGGCGGGAAGCACGGTCGACATCGCTGGTGAGGTGACCCGCGATGTCTTCGCAGCAGCCTCGAGCGTCGTGGTGAGCGGCCGAGTGGGGGGCGATGCGACGCTCGCAGCCGGCACGATCCGCGTCGATGGGCCGATCGCGGGGAGCCTCCGGGTCGCTGGCGGAACGGTCGAGGTGACTGCTCCGATCGGGTGGGACCTGGCGATCCTCGGGGCAGGGAGCGTGTCCGTCGCTCGATCGGCGACCGTCGGGCATGACGTCGCCGCGATCGGTGCGGGAACGATCACGATCGACGGTCGGGTCGATGGGGACATTCGCGGATCGGTCGGGACGCTGATCGTGGGGGGACGAGTGAACGGGGATATCGACGTCGATGCCGAACGCATCGAGATCCGCGATGGTGCCGAGGTGCGGGGAGCGCTCCGCTATCGGGCACCACAACCCGCGACCATTGCGGCGGGCGCGCGAGTACTCGGCCCGCAGGAGCATACGCCCCGGCCGGCGGCCACAGGGCGAGAACCGAAAACGGCTCTCGATCGGGCGATCGACTGGGTGATGACCGTGTTGCTCCGGTTGAGCTGGGCGATCGTCGCTGGAACGCTGCTCATCCTCCTGCTCCCGCAGCAGACGTCCCGCGCGACGGATATGCTGCGTGTCGCTCCCCTGCCCACGGTCCTCTGGGGAATCGCTGCGCTGGTCGTGGTGCCGATCGCTACGCTCCTTTTGCTGGTGACGATCATCGGGATTCCGGCTGCACTTCTCCTGTTGGGGACCTGGCTGGCTGTTCTGTATTTGAGCCAAGTGTTGGTGGGGATCGCGCTGGTGCGTCTGTTGCCGGTTCGATCCTTCCGGGGAGATCGTCGCCTTACCTTGTGGCTCAGCATGCTGGTCGGGACGACGGCTATCCTTCTCTTCCGTATGCTGCCGCTTCCCTTCGGTTGGACGTTCTGGTGGAGTCTCGTTATCGGTGTCCTCGGACTCGGAATGGCCTGGACAGCATTTTCCGGCTGGGGACTGCCGGCCCCGATCAGCGCGACCAGCCCAACGCTGACGGCGCCACAGCCGCTGGAACAGGCGGAGTCACGTCTCCTGACTGGTGAGGGTACACCGAGCCCCGCGTCCGAGGACTCCTCGGAGCGACCGAATGAGGAGCGCTGA
- a CDS encoding AAA family ATPase: MYEDELRVHRAWLLSELSRPDAYPFPIERVEVEETHISLVFLAGPYAYKVKKPVNFGFLDFTTLERRRFFCEQEVLLNQRLSDGVYLGVVPIARLGSHLHVEGEGEVVEYAVKMRRLDFEQTLLRLLQRNAVSPELVAALAERLAAFYRDAARGPEIDRWGTPEAVWFNIRENLEQTEPYIGIVLAPIQHHWIATSSERFLRERLDLFQRRITEGRIVEGHGDLHLAHVFVEAENPYRFQIVDCIEFNPRLRCGDVAVDLAFLSMDFDHHGQSEKGRWLVLRASDALDDPELPLLVHYYSVYRAHVRAKVNCFRLDELAPESDEYAAVRTHAERYIDLATSYLVQPSEPLLILVGGLSGTGKSALARRLSRCLGIIVYSSDVVRKQLAGIPLERRQELPYGAEIYGPELTRATYEYLLAQASQELASGRSVVLDATFLDTHWREHAVVVAVEHGATPILIECRCPAEVVEERLRYRAQEPGQVSEATWAIYLEQRTRYGERMEPIPGLRHLVVDNAQPLPMALDVVLAQLPLRERL, from the coding sequence GTGTACGAGGACGAACTGCGCGTTCACCGCGCTTGGCTTCTCAGCGAACTCAGTCGCCCTGACGCGTATCCGTTCCCCATCGAGCGCGTCGAGGTCGAGGAAACGCACATCTCGCTCGTGTTTCTCGCCGGCCCCTATGCCTACAAAGTCAAGAAGCCAGTCAATTTCGGCTTCCTGGACTTCACCACGCTCGAGCGGCGGCGGTTCTTTTGCGAGCAGGAAGTCCTTCTCAACCAGCGGCTGAGCGACGGAGTCTACCTCGGCGTGGTTCCGATTGCACGTCTGGGGTCCCACCTGCATGTCGAGGGGGAGGGTGAGGTCGTCGAGTACGCGGTCAAGATGCGCCGGCTGGACTTCGAGCAGACGCTCCTCCGGCTCCTCCAGCGGAACGCCGTCTCGCCCGAACTCGTGGCCGCGCTGGCGGAACGACTCGCTGCCTTCTATCGCGATGCCGCTCGCGGCCCGGAAATCGACCGTTGGGGAACACCGGAAGCAGTCTGGTTCAACATCCGCGAGAACCTGGAACAGACCGAGCCCTACATCGGGATCGTCCTGGCACCGATCCAACACCACTGGATCGCGACGAGCAGCGAGCGTTTTCTCCGCGAGCGACTCGATCTCTTCCAACGCCGGATCACCGAGGGTCGGATCGTCGAAGGACATGGGGACCTTCACCTCGCCCACGTCTTCGTCGAGGCAGAAAACCCGTACCGATTCCAGATCGTCGACTGTATCGAGTTCAATCCGCGACTCCGCTGCGGCGATGTCGCCGTCGATCTTGCCTTTCTCAGCATGGACTTCGATCATCACGGGCAGAGCGAGAAAGGTCGATGGCTCGTCCTCCGTGCGAGTGATGCGCTCGATGACCCGGAACTGCCCCTACTCGTCCACTACTACAGCGTCTATCGAGCGCACGTGCGGGCCAAAGTGAACTGCTTCCGCCTCGACGAGCTCGCGCCGGAAAGCGACGAGTACGCCGCAGTGCGCACCCACGCCGAGCGATACATCGATCTGGCTACGTCATACCTCGTGCAGCCGAGCGAACCGCTTTTGATTTTGGTCGGGGGCTTGTCCGGTACGGGAAAGAGCGCGCTCGCTCGGCGGCTGAGTCGTTGTCTCGGCATCATCGTCTACTCGTCCGATGTCGTCCGCAAGCAGCTCGCGGGGATACCGCTGGAGCGCCGACAAGAGCTTCCCTACGGGGCGGAGATCTACGGGCCTGAGTTGACGCGCGCGACCTACGAGTATCTTTTGGCCCAGGCCAGCCAGGAACTGGCGAGCGGCCGGTCGGTTGTGCTCGATGCGACCTTCCTCGACACGCACTGGCGCGAGCACGCCGTTGTGGTCGCGGTGGAGCACGGCGCGACACCGATCCTCATCGAGTGCCGCTGTCCAGCCGAGGTGGTCGAAGAGCGATTGCGCTACCGTGCACAGGAACCTGGGCAGGTGAGCGAGGCGACCTGGGCGATCTACCTCGAGCAACGTACACGGTATGGTGAGCGGATGGAACCGATCCCCGGGCTACGCCATCTCGTCGTCGACAATGCGCAGCCCTTGCCGATGGCCTTGGATGTCGTCCTCGCTCAGCTCCCGCTCCGCGAACGCCTTTAG
- a CDS encoding tyrosine-type recombinase/integrase, with product MASRDQEGQRLPVMQPPLFELGSDGKLRGAVGFLPVLTPDSSLDVARFWFRRYLEQSGHPPNTVKSYSYDLAVFESLVGPKPIREIDERDVATFLNESRGRSTRKRRLTTLSTFYKFLITRAKVVEIDPTAAFYSDRIPLKTPQPLFADEQARLLEAAAAEGPRTHLAIWLMLRLGLSRHEVIALRAAHIDWSDPEHPIVYVFAEQPKRRLRERKLAANRELTEIYHQLVEEEGPQDRLVPILPQSLNKMVERVAKAAGIEKLVTPQTLRHTFAVEQAKRGATEDELLELLGLADDARNRLSVQRYLRLAAPPIEPRGVTSERNAR from the coding sequence ATGGCGAGCCGAGACCAGGAGGGGCAGCGGCTACCGGTCATGCAACCGCCGCTCTTCGAACTGGGAAGCGATGGCAAGCTGCGGGGAGCGGTCGGGTTCCTGCCAGTCTTGACACCCGATTCTTCGCTCGACGTGGCGCGCTTCTGGTTTCGCCGGTATCTCGAGCAGTCCGGTCATCCTCCCAATACGGTCAAATCGTACAGCTATGATCTGGCGGTCTTCGAATCGCTCGTCGGCCCGAAGCCGATCCGGGAGATCGACGAGCGAGATGTGGCGACTTTTCTGAACGAGAGCCGCGGACGGTCGACGCGCAAGCGGCGATTGACGACGCTCTCGACGTTTTACAAATTCTTGATCACTCGTGCCAAAGTGGTCGAGATCGATCCGACTGCTGCGTTCTACTCGGATCGTATCCCGCTCAAGACACCGCAACCGTTGTTTGCCGACGAACAGGCGCGCTTGCTCGAGGCTGCTGCTGCCGAAGGACCACGAACGCACCTCGCGATCTGGCTGATGCTGCGACTCGGCCTCTCCCGTCACGAGGTGATCGCGCTCCGCGCTGCCCACATCGACTGGAGCGATCCCGAACACCCGATCGTCTATGTCTTCGCTGAGCAACCGAAGCGCCGACTGCGCGAGCGCAAGCTGGCAGCCAACCGGGAGCTGACCGAGATCTACCACCAGCTAGTGGAGGAAGAAGGCCCACAGGACCGGCTCGTGCCGATCCTGCCACAGTCGCTCAACAAGATGGTTGAGCGAGTGGCGAAGGCAGCCGGGATCGAGAAGCTGGTGACACCCCAGACGCTGCGCCACACCTTCGCGGTCGAGCAAGCCAAACGTGGTGCCACCGAGGACGAGCTCCTGGAACTTCTCGGGCTAGCGGACGATGCACGGAACCGGCTGAGCGTGCAACGCTATCTCCGCTTGGCGGCTCCGCCGATCGAGCCCCGCGGGGTGACGAGCGAGCGGAACGCTCGCTAA
- the ggt gene encoding gamma-glutamyltransferase encodes MSRSEWIIDRQEALGTRGMVAAKHEIAAEVGASVLEDGGNAIDAAVATAFAVGVVEPFMSGIGGGGLMLVHSAATGDTIALDFGMCAPLAAHPDLYTLLPGTSATRFGWRAVEGDANVHGPLAIAVPGTVAGLAAAAERWGTRPLAELLQPAIRLAREGFPVSWHTSLEMAQDAELLARYPSTRAIFTRNGLPLPVFTGLQPTMLRQPDLARSLEAIARRGAETFYRGELGKTLIEGLRSLGAILTEEDLARYRVRIAAPLWGRYRACRVATAPAPSGGPTLLESLHIMDCFDLRASGHNTDRTLHILIEAFRQAFVDRFTYLADPDFVPVPVDALTDPSYARERAQEIGEDARTRIEPGQPSRLGIEQVFERSLPNYGAGSTTHICVVDRWGNAVTLTQTLLSAWGSRIVAPGTGILMNNGMFWFDPEPGRANSIAPGKRPLANMTPTLVFTGGQFLLALGAMGGRRIINAIAQIISNVVDHRMGIQAAISAPRVDCSVQPTAVSSRIPEAVIARLRERGHTLQVVREDFADVPFASPVGILRDDEGMLHGGANPYYPAMVLGLD; translated from the coding sequence ATGAGCCGGAGCGAGTGGATCATCGATCGACAGGAAGCGCTCGGTACGCGAGGGATGGTGGCGGCCAAGCACGAAATCGCGGCGGAAGTGGGAGCGAGCGTGCTCGAGGACGGGGGAAATGCGATCGACGCTGCGGTCGCAACCGCTTTCGCGGTCGGCGTTGTCGAGCCGTTCATGAGCGGGATCGGTGGCGGTGGGCTGATGCTCGTCCACTCGGCAGCAACAGGCGACACGATCGCTCTCGACTTCGGGATGTGCGCACCGCTAGCTGCGCACCCCGACCTCTATACCCTGCTACCGGGCACGAGCGCGACACGTTTCGGCTGGCGAGCGGTCGAAGGCGATGCGAATGTACACGGCCCCTTGGCGATCGCGGTTCCCGGCACTGTCGCCGGTCTCGCCGCTGCGGCCGAACGCTGGGGGACGCGCCCGCTCGCGGAACTCCTCCAGCCTGCAATCCGCCTGGCCCGCGAAGGTTTCCCGGTGAGCTGGCATACGAGCTTGGAGATGGCCCAGGATGCCGAACTCCTGGCACGGTACCCCAGTACACGAGCGATCTTCACGCGGAATGGCTTACCGCTCCCGGTGTTCACTGGGCTCCAGCCGACCATGCTGCGCCAGCCGGACCTCGCTCGCTCGCTGGAAGCGATCGCTCGTCGCGGTGCCGAGACGTTCTATCGAGGTGAACTCGGCAAGACACTGATCGAGGGTCTGCGCAGTCTCGGAGCGATCCTCACGGAGGAGGATCTCGCACGCTACCGCGTGCGCATCGCTGCGCCACTCTGGGGTCGCTATCGCGCCTGTCGGGTCGCGACGGCACCTGCTCCGAGCGGTGGCCCGACTCTCCTCGAGTCCCTGCACATCATGGACTGCTTCGACCTCCGCGCCAGTGGGCACAATACTGACCGAACACTTCACATACTCATCGAGGCGTTCCGACAAGCTTTCGTGGATCGTTTCACCTACCTCGCGGACCCCGATTTCGTCCCGGTACCGGTCGATGCGCTCACCGACCCATCCTATGCTCGCGAGCGAGCACAGGAGATCGGTGAGGACGCCCGCACCAGGATCGAGCCGGGGCAGCCATCCCGGCTCGGAATCGAACAGGTCTTTGAGCGGTCGCTCCCCAACTACGGTGCAGGCTCGACCACACACATTTGCGTGGTCGACCGATGGGGCAATGCCGTCACGCTGACACAGACGCTGCTCTCGGCCTGGGGGTCACGCATCGTCGCACCGGGAACGGGCATTTTGATGAACAACGGGATGTTCTGGTTCGATCCGGAGCCGGGTCGTGCCAACTCGATCGCGCCCGGCAAGCGCCCGCTCGCCAACATGACGCCGACGCTGGTGTTCACCGGTGGCCAGTTCCTGCTCGCGCTCGGTGCGATGGGTGGTCGGCGCATCATCAACGCGATCGCCCAGATCATCAGCAACGTGGTCGATCACCGCATGGGAATCCAGGCCGCTATCTCTGCACCGCGCGTCGATTGCAGCGTGCAACCAACAGCCGTTAGCAGCCGGATCCCGGAAGCGGTGATCGCCCGACTGCGCGAACGAGGCCACACGCTCCAGGTCGTCCGAGAAGACTTCGCGGACGTGCCATTCGCCAGCCCGGTCGGTATTCTGCGCGACGACGAAGGCATGCTGCATGGCGGTGCCAATCCCTACTATCCCGCCATGGTTCTCGGCCTGGATTGA
- a CDS encoding sulfite exporter TauE/SafE family protein, which yields MAGIELFALILFFVSFFAGLLGSLIGLGGGILVVPVLTLVFGLDIHLAIGASIVSIIATSSGAAAAYVRDHLTNVRAAILLELATSTGAVLGALLAPFLPSRALYFLFAGFLLLSLGPMARRLGEEVPSQVRPDWFARRLHLGGAYPDRALGRVVTYEVTRVPVGFAMMFIAGLASALLGLGAGALKVLAMDWGMRMPMKVSTATSNFMIGVTAAASAGVYFWRGDVVPIIATPVMLGVLAGSLVGAQLLLRLTNRRVRQLFIPILLIIAVQMLLRGIGVW from the coding sequence ATGGCCGGAATCGAGCTCTTCGCGTTGATTCTCTTCTTCGTCTCCTTTTTTGCTGGCTTGCTCGGCTCACTCATCGGCTTAGGGGGCGGGATCCTCGTCGTACCGGTCCTGACTCTCGTCTTCGGTCTCGACATCCATTTGGCCATCGGCGCGAGCATTGTCTCCATCATCGCCACCTCGAGCGGAGCCGCAGCTGCCTACGTCCGTGACCATTTGACCAATGTGCGAGCCGCTATCCTCCTCGAGTTGGCGACGAGCACCGGTGCTGTGCTGGGTGCGCTCCTCGCACCCTTCCTACCGAGTCGCGCGCTGTACTTTCTCTTCGCAGGATTCCTTCTTCTGTCGCTCGGCCCCATGGCACGCCGACTCGGCGAAGAAGTACCTTCCCAGGTCCGACCGGACTGGTTCGCGCGGCGGCTCCACCTCGGCGGAGCGTACCCGGATCGCGCGCTCGGCCGCGTGGTAACGTACGAGGTGACCCGCGTACCAGTCGGCTTCGCGATGATGTTCATCGCCGGCCTCGCGTCTGCGCTGCTCGGCCTCGGTGCCGGAGCACTCAAAGTTCTGGCCATGGACTGGGGCATGCGGATGCCGATGAAAGTCTCGACCGCGACCAGCAACTTCATGATCGGTGTGACCGCGGCGGCCAGTGCTGGGGTCTATTTCTGGCGCGGCGACGTCGTCCCGATCATCGCGACCCCGGTGATGCTCGGCGTGCTCGCTGGATCGCTGGTCGGAGCGCAACTCTTGCTCCGCTTGACCAACCGACGCGTTCGGCAACTCTTCATACCCATTCTGCTCATCATCGCTGTGCAGATGCTGTTACGCGGAATCGGAGTGTGGTGA
- a CDS encoding DUF1634 domain-containing protein: MAHDETAAQASSSIRPDSTRERIDLLVSRVLRWGVLCAAAIGAAGFLLFVLRGPQPGDPQSLHELLSLRSETFATTLPAMVRGISTARPDDVMRLGILVLILTPLLRVALMLVLFVLERDFVFVAISAIVFAILLLGLTGSIGR, encoded by the coding sequence ATGGCACACGACGAGACAGCAGCTCAGGCATCATCGTCGATTCGACCTGATTCGACTCGAGAACGCATCGATCTTCTCGTCAGCCGCGTCTTGCGTTGGGGTGTGCTTTGCGCTGCCGCGATCGGTGCTGCCGGCTTCTTGCTCTTCGTTCTCCGCGGTCCTCAGCCTGGCGACCCACAGTCGCTCCACGAACTCCTCAGCTTACGTTCGGAAACATTCGCGACCACCCTTCCCGCGATGGTTCGCGGCATCTCGACCGCTCGACCGGACGACGTCATGCGGTTGGGGATCCTCGTCTTGATCCTCACCCCGCTCCTGCGGGTCGCGCTCATGCTGGTACTCTTCGTCTTGGAGCGGGACTTTGTTTTCGTCGCCATTTCCGCGATCGTCTTCGCAATCTTGCTTCTCGGACTCACTGGCAGCATCGGTCGATGA
- a CDS encoding DUF1634 domain-containing protein has protein sequence MNEGVSRRAIARAFCVTIARREAFGLLAEHSVARQEASTRRTSDDTTRCDEEALGHLSDRLARLYRFWLAIVLVVLAVGTALDLIEDRQLETQTVPLSGLVSRLTAGDPAALETAALLVVTLGPVAGLVLIIASCARSGDRRTALLALTVLVVVAALPVARSFAGR, from the coding sequence ATGAATGAGGGTGTCTCTCGGCGAGCGATCGCTCGTGCATTTTGTGTTACGATCGCACGCCGGGAGGCGTTCGGACTGCTCGCGGAGCACTCGGTGGCCCGGCAAGAAGCCTCGACGAGACGAACGAGCGACGACACGACTCGTTGCGACGAGGAAGCGTTGGGACACTTGTCCGATCGACTGGCTCGCCTCTATCGGTTCTGGCTTGCGATCGTGCTCGTTGTCCTCGCCGTCGGCACCGCCCTCGACTTGATCGAGGATCGCCAGTTGGAAACCCAAACGGTCCCGCTTTCCGGACTGGTTTCACGTTTGACAGCTGGCGATCCAGCGGCGCTCGAAACTGCAGCGCTCCTCGTCGTAACCCTGGGGCCGGTTGCCGGCCTTGTCCTGATCATCGCCAGCTGCGCCCGTTCTGGTGATCGGCGGACCGCGTTGTTGGCGCTCACGGTCCTCGTGGTGGTTGCCGCCCTCCCGGTCGCCCGCTCGTTCGCTGGACGGTGA
- a CDS encoding sulfite exporter TauE/SafE family protein — MSHLAELAVLIVAALSGTLGAMVGLGGGVFMVPIFSAFLGVPIKTAIAASALAVIVNSLGGASVYLKHRMVNIRLALVLLIATTLGAIAGAVLVSIAPVDVLRLVFALALYGMIALLSSRRASSDPITSGADRLSLGGAFYDPAAGTVVRYIPQRVALGTAASTFAGFLSGLLGVGGGFMQVPLMNTLMRVPVKAAAATSAYMIGVTVVGSVLLYYANDLLVPQVAVPAVIGVFLGSQIGSRLGRHVRGLWLRRILILILLYLATTLLLQALGVTVPGAR; from the coding sequence ATGAGTCACCTGGCTGAACTCGCCGTTTTGATCGTCGCTGCGTTGTCGGGAACACTGGGCGCGATGGTCGGGCTCGGCGGCGGCGTTTTCATGGTACCGATCTTTTCAGCCTTTCTGGGTGTCCCCATCAAGACAGCGATCGCTGCCAGCGCACTGGCCGTGATCGTGAACTCGCTCGGTGGTGCATCCGTATACCTGAAACACCGCATGGTCAATATCCGGTTAGCACTCGTCTTACTGATCGCCACCACGCTCGGGGCGATCGCTGGCGCCGTGCTGGTCTCGATCGCGCCGGTCGATGTCCTACGACTCGTCTTTGCTCTCGCGCTGTACGGGATGATCGCGCTCCTCAGCTCGCGACGCGCCAGCAGTGACCCGATCACGAGTGGTGCCGATCGCCTATCTCTTGGCGGAGCGTTCTACGACCCGGCTGCCGGTACCGTGGTGCGTTACATCCCACAGCGTGTCGCATTGGGTACCGCAGCGAGCACTTTCGCTGGCTTCCTCTCAGGCCTTCTCGGAGTGGGCGGCGGCTTCATGCAAGTTCCACTGATGAACACGCTCATGCGTGTTCCCGTCAAGGCAGCCGCCGCGACCAGTGCGTATATGATCGGGGTAACGGTGGTCGGAAGCGTGTTGCTCTACTATGCTAACGACCTTCTCGTTCCGCAGGTCGCAGTCCCCGCAGTGATCGGCGTCTTCCTCGGATCGCAGATCGGCTCGCGGTTGGGACGGCACGTCCGCGGCTTGTGGCTCCGGCGCATCCTCATCCTGATCTTGCTCTATCTCGCGACGACGCTTCTCCTCCAGGCACTCGGTGTGACGGTGCCGGGCGCTCGCTGA